A region of Bacteroidota bacterium DNA encodes the following proteins:
- a CDS encoding spore maturation protein, producing the protein MLSTFADIITILSILAIPALILFIVLYGALKKVKIYEAFVEGAKEGFNVGVRVIPYLVAMLVAIGIFRAGGAMEILASILSPVTRLIGMPPEALPMALIRPLSGSGALGLMAEIVKTHGADSLVGRMVAVMMGSGETTFYVLAVYFGSVGISRTRQAVPAGIVADIVAVLMSVWVVNLIFH; encoded by the coding sequence ATGCTCTCGACGTTCGCCGATATCATCACGATCCTCTCGATCCTCGCGATTCCCGCGCTGATCCTCTTCATCGTCCTCTACGGCGCGCTGAAGAAGGTGAAAATCTATGAAGCCTTCGTAGAGGGAGCGAAGGAAGGTTTTAATGTCGGGGTCCGCGTCATCCCGTATCTCGTCGCGATGCTCGTGGCGATCGGCATCTTCCGCGCCGGCGGCGCGATGGAGATTCTCGCTTCGATTCTCTCTCCCGTGACAAGACTCATCGGCATGCCCCCGGAGGCTCTTCCGATGGCCCTGATCCGGCCGCTCTCGGGAAGCGGTGCGCTCGGCCTGATGGCGGAGATCGTCAAGACCCACGGCGCCGACTCGCTCGTCGGGCGCATGGTCGCGGTGATGATGGGGAGCGGCGAAACGACGTTCTATGTCCTGGCGGTCTATTTCGGTTCGGTGGGGATTTCCCGGACGCGGCAGGCGGTCCCGGCCGGGATTGTCGCCGATATCGTAGCCGTCCTCATGTCTGTCTGGGTGGTGAACCTCATATTTCACTGA
- a CDS encoding proline dehydrogenase family protein produces MNVLNKLVVATLPAVPKPIIRQFANRYIAGEEISDAVRVVRDLNSKGAMATLDVLGEDIHLREEAAAGTEMIIRVLDTIHDGGLDSNVSIKLSQLGLKLDRAFCLDNTCRIAAHARALNNFIRIDMEDSSCTSDTIWVYRQLRKEFDNLGIVLQAYLKRTRADAEALLGDGLKSFRLCKGIYVEPEAIAIKDRAGINRNFIEVLELMLRSHARVGIATHDAALVEAGYRLIRELRVPEAEVEFQMLLGVRPELRERILRDGHRLRIYVPFGKQWYQYSIRRFKENPQIAGYVLKALLNRGHLN; encoded by the coding sequence ATGAACGTCCTGAACAAGCTCGTCGTAGCGACACTCCCTGCCGTCCCCAAGCCCATTATCCGACAGTTCGCAAACCGCTATATCGCGGGTGAGGAAATCTCCGACGCGGTCCGCGTTGTGCGGGACCTCAACTCGAAGGGGGCGATGGCCACGCTCGATGTTCTCGGCGAGGACATTCATCTCCGCGAAGAGGCCGCCGCCGGGACCGAAATGATCATCCGCGTGCTCGACACCATTCACGACGGGGGGCTCGACTCCAACGTCTCGATCAAGCTCTCCCAGCTCGGCCTGAAACTCGACCGCGCCTTCTGTCTCGATAATACCTGCCGCATCGCAGCCCACGCCCGCGCGCTCAACAATTTCATCCGGATCGACATGGAGGACTCCTCCTGCACCTCCGACACGATCTGGGTCTATCGCCAGCTTCGCAAGGAATTCGACAACCTCGGGATCGTCCTCCAGGCATACCTGAAACGGACGCGCGCCGACGCCGAGGCCCTGCTGGGCGATGGGTTGAAGAGCTTCAGGCTCTGCAAGGGGATCTACGTCGAGCCGGAGGCGATCGCCATTAAAGACAGGGCCGGCATCAACCGGAATTTCATCGAGGTGCTGGAGCTCATGCTCAGGAGTCACGCCCGGGTCGGTATCGCGACGCACGACGCCGCGCTGGTGGAGGCGGGGTATCGCCTGATCCGCGAACTTCGCGTGCCGGAAGCGGAAGTGGAATTTCAGATGCTCCTCGGCGTCCGCCCCGAGCTGCGAGAACGGATCCTGCGCGACGGCCACCGCCTGAGGATCTATGTCCCGTTCGGGAAACAGTGGTACCAGTATTCCATCAGGAGGTTCAAGGAAAATCCACAGATCGCCGGTTACGTCCTGAAGGCGCTTCTCAACCGCGGTCATCTCAACTAA
- a CDS encoding oligopeptide transporter, OPT family — MAETSTKSTPEFKPFIAAETIIPEFTPRAIVLGALFGIIFGAATVYLALRAGLTVSASIPIAVLAIAVFRKLGKSTILENNIVQTIGSAGESVAAGVVFTVPALIFLSGGEHYFQYMQVFTLALVGGLLGVFFMVPLRRSLIVKEHGNLLYPEGTACADVLIAGEKGGSLAKKVFAGLWFAIGYKFLNEVLGLWKQQPILQSGGKSTYPNATLNSDITPEYLGVGYIIGPKNAGNLVSGGVLSWLVLIPLLSLFVSDDRVIADLKALSFTDAWIAGHSHADWFYRAYIRYIGAGAVAAAGIITLARSLPTIVSSFKDSLADLRGGSAGAASQVRTARDIPITWVVGGSLLLVVIMAVLPNMPGTFPGSLIMSVLIVVFGFFFVTVSSRIVGIIGSSSNPISGMTIATLMATCLIFVAIGWTGAEYQAVALLIGSTVCIAAANAGATSQDLKTGYLVGSTPIKQQIGLLIGVLASTAAIGVTLFIMDKSVPGEIHGIGSAKLSAPQATLMATIIKGLLAQQLPWGPVFVGVFATIVIELAGVHALSWAVGAYLPLSTTFPIFIGGLMRVLSEKISGKHEESEIGPGMLYSTGLVAGGSLAGIAIAILIGFGGDLGDTLNIGKNYFDKLGLGGDLIAAAAFGIMCLFLVRAATSKSELA, encoded by the coding sequence ATGGCTGAAACCAGCACGAAATCAACTCCCGAGTTCAAGCCGTTTATCGCGGCGGAGACGATCATCCCCGAATTCACACCGCGGGCGATCGTACTCGGGGCGTTGTTCGGGATCATCTTCGGCGCAGCGACCGTCTACCTCGCCCTCCGGGCGGGCCTGACGGTATCCGCATCGATTCCGATCGCAGTCCTCGCGATCGCCGTGTTCCGGAAACTCGGCAAATCGACGATTCTCGAGAACAACATAGTTCAGACGATCGGCTCCGCGGGCGAATCGGTCGCCGCGGGCGTCGTCTTCACGGTGCCCGCGTTGATCTTTCTCTCCGGAGGGGAACACTATTTTCAGTACATGCAGGTGTTCACGCTCGCGCTGGTGGGCGGGCTCCTCGGGGTGTTCTTCATGGTCCCGCTGCGTCGCTCGCTCATCGTCAAGGAGCACGGGAACCTTCTCTATCCGGAAGGGACCGCGTGCGCGGATGTGCTGATTGCCGGCGAGAAGGGAGGTTCGCTTGCGAAAAAAGTCTTCGCGGGCCTCTGGTTCGCGATCGGCTACAAATTTCTCAACGAAGTGCTGGGCCTCTGGAAACAGCAGCCGATCCTTCAGAGCGGCGGGAAGAGCACCTACCCGAACGCCACTCTGAACAGCGACATTACTCCGGAATATCTCGGCGTCGGTTACATCATCGGGCCGAAGAACGCCGGAAACCTCGTTTCGGGAGGCGTGCTCTCCTGGCTCGTCCTGATCCCGCTCCTTTCGCTCTTCGTTTCTGACGACCGGGTGATCGCGGACCTCAAGGCGCTGAGTTTCACCGACGCCTGGATCGCGGGACATTCCCATGCGGACTGGTTTTACCGGGCGTATATCCGGTATATCGGCGCCGGGGCCGTCGCGGCGGCGGGAATCATCACGCTGGCGCGCAGCCTTCCGACGATCGTCTCCTCCTTCAAGGACAGTCTTGCCGATTTGCGCGGCGGTTCGGCCGGAGCGGCATCCCAGGTGCGGACTGCGCGCGACATCCCTATCACATGGGTGGTCGGCGGCTCGCTCCTTCTCGTCGTCATCATGGCGGTCCTTCCGAACATGCCCGGGACATTCCCCGGGTCGTTGATCATGTCGGTGCTGATCGTCGTCTTCGGGTTCTTTTTCGTCACCGTTTCAAGCCGGATCGTCGGGATCATCGGCTCTTCGTCGAACCCGATCTCCGGCATGACGATCGCGACGCTGATGGCGACGTGCCTCATCTTCGTGGCGATCGGATGGACGGGAGCGGAATACCAGGCGGTCGCGCTTCTCATCGGATCGACGGTGTGCATCGCCGCCGCGAACGCCGGGGCGACGTCGCAGGATCTGAAGACCGGTTACCTCGTCGGCTCGACGCCGATCAAACAGCAGATCGGATTGCTGATCGGCGTGCTCGCCTCCACCGCGGCGATCGGCGTGACGCTTTTTATCATGGACAAATCGGTCCCGGGCGAGATCCACGGCATCGGTTCCGCAAAACTCTCCGCTCCGCAGGCGACGCTGATGGCGACGATCATCAAGGGCCTCCTTGCGCAGCAACTTCCCTGGGGGCCGGTCTTCGTCGGGGTCTTTGCGACGATCGTGATCGAGCTCGCCGGGGTCCACGCGCTCTCCTGGGCGGTGGGAGCCTATTTGCCGCTCTCGACGACGTTTCCGATCTTCATCGGCGGCCTGATGCGGGTGCTCTCTGAAAAGATCTCCGGCAAACACGAAGAAAGTGAAATCGGTCCGGGGATGCTCTATTCGACCGGTCTGGTCGCGGGCGGCTCGCTCGCCGGCATAGCGATCGCGATCCTCATCGGCTTTGGGGGCGACCTCGGCGATACCCTGAACATCGGCAAGAACTACTTCGACAAGCTCGGTTTGGGGGGAGACCTCATTGCGGCGGCAGCGTTCGGTATCATGTGCCTCTTCCTTGTCCGTGCCGCCACAAGCAAGAGCGAACTCGCATAA
- a CDS encoding aminoacyl-histidine dipeptidase — translation MSDAIRGLKPELVWKYFAEISRIPRCSKHEGAIAEYVIDTAKRLGLQAMQDRTGNIVVKKSASAGLTRARGVVLQGHLDMVCEKNADKVHDFTTDPIVLVRKDNVVMADGTTLGADNGVAVATNLALMEDNTIEHGPLEFLFTIDEETGLTGAAGLTADFLDGKILLNLDSEEEGSLYVGCSGGKDTVGTWRVKFEAPPEGSVACRVAVSGLKGGHSGLEIDKGRGNAIRILNRVLLRLNPLGARLASIDGGNKRNAIPRECAAVVFLPKKKLAEADAAVKYSNVTLKGELASVDPDLTVALSELPAQAKSKVITKAEQDSILKAISALPHGVLKMSADIPGLVETSTNVAVVNTGAKGVALATSQRSSVASELDEAVLTVQSIFELAGATAEVSDGYPGWKPNMNSQVLKLCKETYKSLFGKEASVKAIHAGLECGIIGERVPGMDMISFGPTLEGVHSPDEKIYIDSVERFWKFLLAILKNVP, via the coding sequence GTGTCGGATGCCATCAGGGGCCTGAAGCCCGAGCTTGTCTGGAAATACTTCGCGGAGATCTCCCGCATCCCCCGTTGCTCCAAGCACGAGGGCGCGATCGCGGAGTACGTCATCGATACCGCCAAGAGGCTCGGGTTGCAGGCGATGCAGGACCGGACCGGCAATATCGTGGTGAAGAAATCCGCCTCCGCGGGCCTCACGCGGGCCCGGGGCGTCGTGCTTCAGGGCCACCTCGACATGGTCTGCGAAAAGAACGCCGACAAGGTGCACGATTTCACCACCGATCCGATCGTCCTCGTGCGGAAGGACAACGTCGTGATGGCGGACGGGACGACGCTCGGCGCCGATAACGGCGTCGCGGTGGCGACGAATCTCGCGCTCATGGAGGACAACACCATCGAGCACGGCCCGCTCGAATTCCTCTTCACCATCGACGAGGAGACCGGCCTGACCGGCGCGGCCGGCCTCACCGCCGATTTTCTCGACGGCAAGATTCTTCTCAACCTCGACTCGGAGGAGGAGGGCTCGCTCTACGTCGGGTGCTCGGGGGGAAAGGACACGGTCGGAACCTGGCGCGTGAAGTTTGAAGCTCCGCCAGAAGGCTCCGTCGCCTGCCGCGTGGCTGTGAGCGGCCTGAAGGGCGGGCATTCCGGGCTGGAAATCGACAAGGGGAGGGGGAACGCGATACGAATCCTGAACCGGGTCCTTCTCCGGTTGAACCCTCTCGGCGCGCGGCTCGCGTCGATCGACGGCGGAAACAAGCGCAACGCGATCCCGCGCGAGTGCGCGGCGGTAGTGTTCCTCCCGAAGAAAAAACTCGCGGAAGCCGACGCCGCCGTGAAGTATTCGAACGTCACGCTGAAGGGGGAACTGGCATCGGTCGACCCCGACCTCACGGTCGCCCTCTCGGAGCTCCCGGCCCAGGCGAAATCGAAGGTGATCACGAAAGCCGAGCAGGATTCGATCCTGAAGGCGATCTCGGCTCTCCCCCACGGCGTCCTCAAGATGAGCGCCGACATTCCGGGACTCGTGGAGACGTCGACGAACGTCGCGGTCGTCAACACCGGCGCAAAGGGTGTCGCACTGGCGACAAGCCAGCGGAGTTCCGTCGCTTCCGAGCTCGACGAAGCCGTGCTGACCGTCCAATCCATTTTCGAGCTCGCAGGCGCGACCGCCGAGGTTTCGGACGGGTACCCCGGGTGGAAGCCGAACATGAATTCGCAGGTCCTGAAGCTCTGCAAGGAAACGTACAAGTCTCTCTTCGGGAAGGAAGCCAGCGTCAAGGCGATCCACGCCGGGCTCGAATGCGGGATCATCGGGGAACGGGTCCCGGGAATGGACATGATTTCGTTCGGCCCGACGCTGGAGGGGGTCCATTCGCCGGACGAAAAAATCTATATCGATTCGGTCGAGAGATTCTGGAAATTCCTTCTCGCGATACTCAAGAACGTTCCCTGA
- a CDS encoding oligopeptide transporter, OPT family: protein MPPSTPGAAGDSSSQLSPALQHFKPYVPATESPAEATFRALILGSVLGIIFGAASVYLGLRVGLTTSASIPIAVMSITILKKLGKSTILENNIVQTVGSAGESIAAAVVFTVPALIFLGYALSASLTLLIALTGGVLGVLMMIPLRRYLIVKEHGNLRFPEGTACAEILKAGETGGTSAAKIFKGMGIGAIFKIMPSIFGFWKPTPTVDLASYPGSSIGMDVSPELMGVGYIIGWQTSVIMAAGGLLSSFIIGPIIAFAGKSATEAIYPATKLISQMSPYEIWRSYIKYIGAGAVATGGILGLFRALPAIWDSLSASFKQLTAERLGNGGHAHIERTERDTPISVVAFGSLALVFFIWLVPTFRMNLLGAGLIVLFGFLFSVVSARITGIVGSSSSPLSGMTIAVLMGTCLIFLLVGWGGSSYTYLALVIGAVVCIAISNAGTTAQDLKTGFLVGSTPRAQQLGLLIGVVTSASVVGYTMILLNTSQTKEIALDKPFPPPAAAMQHAEPIEARDGKSYLLAKVSGVEGVEPGNYLVDQQSGLAVKRRIDGIGGQQLAAPQANLMAVLIGGLLEQKLPWGLIMIGVCIALFIELMGMHSLTFAVGVYLPLSSTLPIFVGGLVRKIADRVYKRKPDDMEESEGTLLSSGLIAGGALIGVLGAFLHFVTPFDDDDTGLPLNLAFGYKAFRFLWDMDYLSVLMFALLAYLVLRGAGGGARLQSGNES, encoded by the coding sequence ATGCCTCCATCCACCCCCGGCGCCGCAGGAGACTCTTCGAGCCAGCTTTCCCCCGCGCTCCAGCATTTCAAGCCGTATGTCCCCGCGACCGAATCGCCCGCGGAGGCCACGTTCCGCGCGCTGATCCTCGGTTCGGTCCTCGGAATCATCTTCGGGGCTGCCTCGGTCTACCTCGGCCTGAGAGTCGGATTGACGACATCCGCGTCGATTCCGATCGCCGTCATGTCGATCACGATTCTCAAGAAACTCGGCAAATCGACGATCCTTGAGAACAACATCGTCCAGACCGTCGGTTCCGCGGGTGAATCGATCGCGGCGGCGGTGGTCTTCACCGTTCCTGCGCTGATCTTCCTGGGGTACGCCTTGAGCGCGTCGCTCACGCTCCTCATCGCCCTGACCGGAGGGGTTCTGGGAGTCCTGATGATGATTCCTCTCCGCCGGTATCTCATCGTCAAGGAGCACGGAAATCTCCGGTTCCCCGAAGGGACGGCCTGCGCGGAAATCCTGAAAGCGGGCGAGACCGGGGGCACGAGCGCCGCGAAGATCTTCAAAGGGATGGGGATCGGCGCGATCTTCAAGATCATGCCGTCGATCTTCGGGTTCTGGAAACCGACTCCCACGGTGGATCTCGCTTCGTACCCGGGCTCTTCGATCGGGATGGATGTGTCGCCCGAACTGATGGGGGTGGGGTATATCATCGGCTGGCAAACCTCCGTGATCATGGCGGCGGGCGGGTTGCTCTCCTCCTTCATCATCGGTCCGATCATCGCCTTCGCGGGCAAGAGCGCGACGGAGGCGATCTATCCGGCGACCAAGCTGATCAGCCAGATGAGCCCGTACGAGATCTGGCGCAGCTACATCAAGTACATCGGCGCGGGGGCGGTCGCGACAGGAGGGATCCTGGGGTTGTTCCGGGCGCTGCCGGCGATCTGGGACTCACTGAGCGCGTCCTTCAAACAGCTCACGGCGGAGCGGCTCGGGAACGGCGGCCATGCGCATATTGAGAGGACGGAACGGGATACGCCGATCAGCGTGGTCGCCTTCGGGTCTCTCGCACTCGTATTTTTCATCTGGCTGGTGCCGACCTTCCGCATGAATCTCCTGGGCGCCGGGCTCATCGTACTTTTCGGATTTTTGTTCTCGGTGGTGTCGGCGAGGATCACCGGGATCGTCGGCTCATCCTCGAGCCCGCTCTCCGGAATGACCATCGCGGTACTAATGGGAACCTGCCTGATCTTCCTCCTGGTCGGATGGGGGGGGTCGTCGTACACCTATCTGGCGCTCGTCATCGGCGCCGTCGTCTGCATCGCGATCAGCAACGCCGGGACCACCGCGCAGGACCTCAAGACGGGGTTTCTCGTAGGCTCCACGCCGCGCGCCCAGCAACTCGGGCTCCTGATCGGCGTCGTGACCTCCGCCTCCGTCGTCGGGTACACGATGATTCTTCTCAACACGAGCCAGACGAAGGAGATCGCGCTCGACAAACCGTTTCCTCCCCCGGCCGCCGCGATGCAACATGCGGAACCGATCGAAGCGCGCGACGGAAAGTCGTACCTGCTCGCGAAGGTGAGCGGGGTCGAGGGGGTGGAGCCCGGCAATTATCTCGTCGACCAGCAATCGGGCCTCGCGGTCAAGCGGCGGATCGACGGGATCGGGGGCCAGCAACTTGCCGCCCCGCAGGCGAACCTGATGGCCGTTCTGATCGGCGGGCTTCTCGAGCAGAAACTGCCGTGGGGGCTCATCATGATCGGCGTCTGCATCGCGCTGTTCATAGAGCTGATGGGGATGCATTCGCTCACGTTCGCCGTGGGCGTCTATCTCCCTCTCTCCTCCACGCTTCCGATTTTTGTGGGAGGCCTCGTCCGGAAAATCGCCGACAGGGTCTACAAGCGCAAGCCCGACGACATGGAGGAAAGCGAGGGGACGCTCCTCTCCTCCGGCCTCATCGCAGGCGGCGCGTTGATAGGCGTCCTGGGAGCGTTTCTTCATTTCGTGACTCCCTTCGACGACGACGACACGGGCCTGCCGTTGAACCTGGCCTTCGGATACAAGGCGTTTCGTTTTCTGTGGGATATGGATTACCTCTCCGTCCTGATGTTCGCTCTCCTGGCCTACCTGGTTCTGAGGGGCGCCGGCGGGGGAGCCCGCCTCCAATCCGGGAATGAATCTTAG
- a CDS encoding DUF2203 domain-containing protein produces the protein MKEYLHKKHFTLEQARRMLMGITPLIDELVALKKKLDARGFDVYRHEYFGGTGPNGERFFPPELERLVEIAKNLDKKGILIKGLDEGLIDFPHMRSNGDEVYLCWKVGESDIHSWHRTQDGFQGRRPLDEL, from the coding sequence TTGAAAGAGTACCTTCACAAAAAGCATTTCACGCTCGAGCAGGCGAGAAGGATGCTCATGGGAATCACGCCCCTGATCGACGAGCTGGTGGCCCTGAAAAAGAAGCTCGATGCCCGGGGGTTTGACGTCTACCGGCACGAGTATTTCGGCGGGACCGGGCCGAACGGCGAACGGTTCTTCCCCCCGGAACTGGAGCGATTGGTCGAAATAGCCAAGAATCTGGACAAGAAAGGGATATTGATCAAAGGGCTCGACGAAGGATTAATCGATTTTCCTCATATGCGGTCTAATGGAGACGAAGTCTATCTTTGCTGGAAGGTGGGGGAAAGCGACATCCATTCCTGGCACCGGACCCAGGACGGC